In Cetobacterium somerae ATCC BAA-474, a single window of DNA contains:
- the glmS gene encoding glutamine--fructose-6-phosphate transaminase (isomerizing) has translation MCGIVGYIGKGDAKSVVLQGLEKLEYRGYDSAGIAIIKDSKIIVEKKKGKLKNLETHLEGMDLDSHIGIGHTRWATHGEPSDRNSHPHFSEDMSIAVVHNGIIENYSILKNELIEKGYRFNSDTDTEVVAHLIHSLYKGNLFNAVTEAIKQLRGSYALGILHKDFPDEIICARKDSPLVIGVGENENIIASDVPALLKYTKNVYFLEDGDIARLTASSIEIFDKTLNSVRREIKVIEWDYEQATKAGFPHFMIKEIFEQPKSIEETLNRRVHNGIIDFSDVLSDDEINKFDMIHIVACGTAYHAGLQGQYALREISRINSLVEIASEYRYMNPFVNENTLAIFVSQSGETLDTLAALKEAKSRGAKTLAITNVVGSTISREAHNTIYTMAGPEIAVASTKAYTTQVTIFQLLAIYLAEKKGKLTKEKVEKLVSSLYSIPEKIKTTLDNTEIIKNVANFMKDKHNGFYIGRGVDFATALEGSLKMKEITYIHTEAFPAGELKHGSIALIEPGTPVVVIGMQSNLLEKTISNIKELKARGAHIITVARKSCEEAIDVSDEFIGVEDIEDVFSVLLAIIPLQLLSYFTSVDKGIDVDKPRNLAKSVTVE, from the coding sequence ATGTGTGGAATTGTTGGTTACATAGGAAAAGGAGATGCTAAAAGCGTTGTTTTACAAGGGTTGGAAAAACTTGAGTACAGAGGATACGACTCAGCTGGTATCGCAATTATAAAGGATTCTAAAATTATAGTTGAAAAGAAAAAAGGTAAACTAAAAAATTTAGAAACTCACCTAGAGGGAATGGATTTAGACTCTCATATTGGAATCGGTCATACAAGATGGGCTACTCATGGTGAGCCATCTGATAGAAATTCTCATCCTCACTTTAGTGAAGATATGTCTATTGCAGTAGTTCATAACGGAATTATTGAAAATTATTCAATATTAAAAAATGAACTTATTGAAAAGGGTTATAGATTCAATTCTGACACAGATACCGAAGTGGTTGCGCATCTTATTCATTCTCTTTATAAAGGAAACCTTTTTAATGCTGTTACAGAAGCTATAAAACAGCTTAGAGGGAGTTATGCTCTTGGAATTCTTCATAAAGATTTTCCAGATGAAATTATCTGTGCAAGAAAGGATAGTCCACTTGTAATCGGAGTTGGTGAAAATGAAAACATTATCGCATCTGATGTCCCTGCACTTCTAAAATATACTAAGAATGTGTATTTTTTAGAAGATGGAGATATCGCTAGATTAACTGCTAGCTCTATTGAAATCTTTGACAAAACTTTAAATTCTGTAAGAAGAGAAATTAAAGTTATTGAATGGGACTACGAGCAGGCTACTAAAGCTGGCTTCCCTCATTTTATGATTAAAGAAATTTTCGAACAGCCAAAATCTATCGAAGAAACTTTGAATAGAAGAGTTCACAATGGAATCATTGACTTCTCTGATGTTTTATCTGATGATGAAATCAATAAATTTGATATGATTCATATTGTCGCTTGTGGAACTGCGTATCATGCTGGATTACAAGGACAATATGCTTTAAGAGAAATTTCTAGAATTAACTCTTTAGTTGAAATTGCATCTGAATATAGATATATGAATCCTTTTGTTAACGAAAATACCTTAGCTATTTTTGTAAGCCAATCTGGTGAAACCTTAGATACACTTGCAGCTTTAAAAGAAGCAAAATCTAGAGGTGCAAAAACATTAGCTATTACTAACGTTGTTGGTTCAACTATTTCAAGAGAAGCTCATAACACAATTTATACTATGGCTGGTCCTGAAATTGCAGTTGCTTCTACTAAAGCTTATACAACACAGGTGACTATTTTTCAATTATTAGCTATATATTTAGCTGAGAAAAAAGGAAAATTAACTAAAGAAAAAGTAGAAAAGTTAGTATCTTCTTTATATAGTATTCCAGAAAAAATTAAAACTACTTTAGATAATACCGAAATTATTAAAAATGTTGCAAACTTTATGAAAGATAAGCATAATGGTTTTTATATTGGAAGAGGTGTTGATTTTGCTACAGCTCTAGAAGGATCATTAAAAATGAAAGAGATTACATATATTCATACTGAAGCCTTTCCTGCTGGAGAGTTAAAGCACGGTTCAATAGCTTTAATCGAACCGGGAACACCCGTTGTAGTTATCGGAATGCAATCAAATCTTTTAGAAAAAACAATATCAAATATTAAAGAACTTAAAGCTAGAGGAGCACATATTATAACTGTTGCAAGAAAATCTTGTGAAGAAGCTATTGACGTTTCTGATGAGTTTATCGGCGTAGAAGATATTGAAGATGTTTTCTCTGTTCTATTAGCTATTATTCCGTTACAGCTTTTATCATACTTTACATCAGTAGATAAAGGTATCGATGTAGATAAACCTAGAAATCTAGCAAAATCAGTAACTGTTGAATAA
- a CDS encoding DMT family transporter: MNDRLKGTIWMCISALGMALMGATVKFIGSDISTFEKLFFRNLIGVVMLLFTMRGQNINIWGSSNRSRLFMVYRCVIGLTGAVLYFYCINKLYLADSALLNKLSPFFVTIFATLFLKEKLERHQIPILIVVLFGALLVIKPKFSFEMLPALAGFLSAIFAGGAYTLVRYLRTMEEPSTLVLWFSAFSMVGMIPPMLIQGFVIPSGVQLFYLILTGIFATVGQIGLAYAYKYALASEVSIYQYLSIIFSAIIGFMFWKEIPDTLSLIGGLIIIGAAIFNYRLSKK; the protein is encoded by the coding sequence ATGAATGATAGATTAAAAGGCACAATTTGGATGTGTATCTCTGCTTTAGGGATGGCACTAATGGGAGCTACAGTTAAATTTATTGGTAGCGATATCTCGACTTTTGAAAAACTTTTTTTTAGAAATCTTATTGGTGTAGTTATGTTACTTTTTACAATGAGAGGACAAAATATAAATATTTGGGGAAGTAGTAATAGAAGTAGATTATTTATGGTTTACAGATGTGTTATCGGGTTAACTGGTGCAGTTTTATATTTTTATTGCATAAACAAACTCTATTTAGCTGATTCAGCTTTATTAAATAAACTTTCACCATTCTTTGTAACTATTTTTGCAACTCTATTCTTAAAAGAAAAACTTGAAAGGCATCAAATCCCTATTTTAATCGTTGTATTATTTGGAGCTCTTCTTGTTATCAAACCTAAATTTAGTTTTGAAATGCTTCCAGCTCTAGCAGGATTCTTGTCAGCTATTTTTGCTGGTGGTGCCTATACTTTAGTTAGATATCTTAGAACTATGGAAGAACCATCAACTTTAGTTTTATGGTTTTCAGCTTTTTCCATGGTAGGAATGATTCCACCTATGTTAATACAAGGATTTGTTATTCCTAGTGGTGTCCAATTATTTTATCTTATTTTAACTGGTATTTTTGCAACTGTTGGACAAATTGGTTTAGCATACGCTTATAAATATGCTTTAGCTAGTGAGGTTTCTATATACCAGTACTTAAGTATTATATTTTCAGCTATAATCGGGTTTATGTTTTGGAA